Proteins encoded in a region of the Streptomyces sp. NBC_00310 genome:
- a CDS encoding rubredoxin — translation MKRYLCPVCGYVYDERAGAPREGFPAGTGWVDIPDDWPCPDCGVREKIDFEELA, via the coding sequence ATGAAGCGCTATCTGTGCCCTGTCTGCGGCTACGTATACGACGAGCGTGCCGGTGCGCCGCGCGAGGGGTTCCCCGCCGGGACGGGCTGGGTGGACATACCTGACGACTGGCCCTGTCCCGACTGCGGGGTCCGCGAGAAGATCGACTTCGAGGAGTTGGCGTGA
- a CDS encoding NAD(P)/FAD-dependent oxidoreductase, whose amino-acid sequence MPETAPRTIAVVGTGVAGATAALTLRQEGFDGRILLVGEELHPPYRRPPLSKDFLKPVLTPERLSLKPPTVWQELGIELRTGTQVTGITDGALECADGNRVPYDRLLLATGGRARTLPYTSGHDHVHTLRGLSDVPALRADLDSGGPLLVIGAGLVGLEVAARARSAGLDVTVLEAEAEPLRRVLPAPVRRAVLDLHRAHGTQVHTGVALTGLARRDGMLVATARDGRSWHAHTVLVAAGMRPDIELAARAGLDVGDGILVDALGTTSDPRIFAAGDVALYPDPVLGRRVRVEQWNHAQQQGAAVARNMLGAGTPFTAVPWSWTDQYGVMLQIAGHCADADSLTVQGDIADFDFAALATANGRPVGAVAAGRPHDFRALRTVLDHVDDSPSPAAVRTPAVTHALLAGGQPQCHVLRLVQREPDVPGTRIPTPPHDSTSPSNARQGR is encoded by the coding sequence GTGCCTGAGACCGCGCCCCGCACCATCGCCGTGGTCGGCACCGGAGTCGCCGGCGCGACCGCCGCGCTCACCCTGCGCCAGGAGGGCTTCGACGGCCGTATCCTCCTGGTCGGTGAGGAGCTCCACCCCCCGTACCGGCGTCCGCCTCTGTCCAAGGACTTCCTCAAGCCGGTGTTGACGCCCGAGCGGCTCAGCCTGAAGCCGCCGACGGTCTGGCAGGAACTGGGCATCGAACTGCGCACGGGCACGCAGGTCACAGGCATCACCGACGGCGCCCTCGAATGCGCCGACGGAAACCGAGTGCCGTACGACAGGCTGCTGCTGGCGACCGGAGGGCGCGCCCGCACCCTGCCGTACACCTCAGGGCACGACCATGTGCACACCCTGCGCGGCCTCAGCGACGTGCCCGCTCTCCGCGCCGACCTGGACTCCGGCGGCCCGCTGCTGGTCATCGGCGCGGGACTGGTCGGCCTGGAAGTCGCCGCGAGAGCGCGGTCGGCGGGACTCGACGTCACCGTCCTGGAAGCCGAGGCGGAGCCCTTGCGCCGGGTGCTGCCCGCTCCCGTGCGCCGCGCCGTCCTGGACCTTCACCGGGCCCACGGGACTCAGGTGCACACCGGGGTCGCGCTCACCGGACTCGCCCGGCGGGACGGCATGCTCGTGGCAACAGCCCGGGACGGAAGGAGCTGGCACGCGCACACGGTGCTGGTCGCCGCCGGCATGCGGCCCGACATCGAACTGGCCGCCCGTGCGGGCCTGGACGTGGGTGACGGCATACTCGTCGACGCCCTGGGCACGACCAGTGATCCGCGCATCTTCGCGGCAGGGGACGTGGCTCTGTATCCCGACCCGGTCCTTGGACGACGGGTGCGCGTGGAGCAGTGGAATCACGCCCAGCAGCAGGGCGCCGCAGTCGCGAGGAACATGCTCGGCGCCGGGACGCCCTTCACCGCGGTGCCCTGGTCGTGGACCGACCAGTACGGTGTCATGCTGCAGATCGCCGGTCATTGCGCCGACGCCGACTCCCTGACGGTGCAGGGCGACATCGCCGATTTCGACTTCGCCGCCCTGGCGACCGCGAACGGACGCCCCGTGGGAGCCGTCGCGGCCGGCAGACCCCACGACTTCCGTGCCCTGCGGACGGTCCTCGACCACGTGGACGACAGCCCGTCCCCAGCCGCCGTGCGGACACCGGCGGTCACGCACGCACTTCTCGCGGGCGGACAACCGCAGTGCCATGTACTCCGGCTGGTGCAAAGGGAGCCGGACGTCCCGGGAACACGGATACCAACGCCTCCTCACGACTCTACGTCACCATCAAATGCGAGACAGGGCCGTTAA
- a CDS encoding alkane 1-monooxygenase — protein sequence MAGTSYPLGASASHVTWRDGKRYLWLLGLVLPVFPFAEWGLAAATGHGFFWWLLPPVVFGVIPLVDLLVGKDSDNPPDSVLAWLESDRYYRWCTYLFLPLQYAGLVLACWLWTSGGLSATDKAGLTVTVGVVAGFGINTAHELGHKKDALERLLARIALAQTCYGHFYIEHNRGHHVRVATPEDPASSRLGQSFWQFLPRSVYGSARSGWHLETQRLGRLGKGPWNPHNDVLSAWAMSAVLFAALTVVFGPDVLPYLAVQAVIGFCLLEVVNYLEHYGLLRQKTSSGRYERCSPQHSWNSDDVASNIFLYHLQRHSDHHANPTRRYQALRHFEESPQLPTGYAGMIVLAVVPPLWRRVMDPRLLAHYDGDVTRANIHPRTRGKVLDHYESRR from the coding sequence ATGGCGGGAACCTCGTATCCGCTCGGAGCGTCGGCGTCGCACGTGACGTGGCGAGACGGCAAGCGCTACCTGTGGTTACTCGGACTGGTGCTGCCCGTCTTCCCGTTCGCGGAGTGGGGGCTGGCGGCGGCCACCGGGCACGGCTTCTTCTGGTGGCTTCTGCCGCCGGTCGTCTTCGGCGTGATCCCGCTGGTGGACCTGCTGGTCGGCAAGGACTCCGACAATCCTCCCGACAGTGTCCTCGCCTGGCTGGAGTCGGACCGGTACTACCGCTGGTGCACCTACCTGTTCCTGCCCCTCCAGTACGCCGGGCTGGTGCTGGCCTGCTGGCTGTGGACCAGCGGCGGGCTGTCGGCCACGGACAAGGCGGGGCTGACAGTCACCGTCGGTGTCGTCGCCGGGTTCGGCATCAACACCGCGCACGAACTGGGCCACAAGAAAGACGCGTTGGAACGCCTGCTGGCACGGATCGCCCTCGCCCAGACCTGCTACGGGCACTTCTACATCGAGCACAACCGCGGCCACCATGTGCGGGTCGCCACCCCCGAGGACCCCGCGAGTTCCCGCCTGGGCCAGTCCTTCTGGCAGTTCCTGCCCCGCTCGGTCTACGGCAGCGCCCGCTCGGGCTGGCATCTGGAGACGCAGCGGCTCGGCCGGCTGGGCAAGGGCCCGTGGAACCCGCACAACGACGTGCTCAGCGCGTGGGCGATGTCAGCGGTCCTCTTCGCCGCGCTCACCGTCGTGTTCGGGCCGGACGTGCTGCCGTACCTGGCGGTCCAGGCGGTCATCGGCTTCTGCCTGCTGGAGGTTGTCAACTACCTCGAGCACTACGGGCTGCTGCGGCAGAAGACGTCCTCGGGCCGCTACGAGCGCTGCAGTCCGCAGCACAGCTGGAACAGCGACGACGTCGCCTCCAACATCTTCCTCTACCACCTGCAGCGGCACAGCGACCACCACGCCAACCCCACCCGCCGCTACCAGGCCCTGCGCCATTTCGAGGAGTCCCCCCAACTGCCCACCGGTTACGCGGGGATGATCGTGCTCGCCGTCGTGCCCCCGCTGTGGCGGCGTGTGATGGACCCCCGGCTCCTCGCCCACTACGACGGCGACGTCACCCGGGCCAACATCCACCCCCGCACCAGGGGCAAGGTCCTCGACCATTACGAGAGCCGCCGATGA
- a CDS encoding rubredoxin, which produces MKIWECLVCGFVYDEAQGWPEEGIAPGTRWEDIPDDWSCPDCGAAKADFQMVETSRA; this is translated from the coding sequence GTGAAGATCTGGGAATGTCTGGTGTGCGGTTTCGTCTACGACGAGGCTCAGGGCTGGCCCGAGGAAGGCATCGCCCCCGGCACCCGCTGGGAGGACATCCCGGACGACTGGTCCTGCCCCGACTGCGGTGCCGCCAAGGCCGACTTCCAGATGGTTGAGACGTCCCGTGCCTGA